The following coding sequences lie in one Arachis stenosperma cultivar V10309 chromosome 5, arast.V10309.gnm1.PFL2, whole genome shotgun sequence genomic window:
- the LOC130982731 gene encoding ABC transporter B family member 26, chloroplastic isoform X2, producing the protein MQVKIFGIRGCCFGIANMILVKRMRETLYSSLILQDISFFDSETVGDLTSRLGADCQQVSRVIGNDLNLILRNVLQGTGSLIYLVILSWPLGLCTLMICILLGAVMVHYGRYQKKAARLIQEVTASANDVAQETLSLIRTVRVYGTEEVEHGRYKWWLEKLADISLRQSAAYGFWNLSFNALYHSTQVIAVLFGGMSILAGHITAEKLTKFILYSEWLIYSTWWVGDNISNLMQSVGASEKVFHLMDLLPSSQFTERGVKLQGLTGQIEFLNVSFRYPSRPTVSVVQHVNFVVHPSEVVAIVGLSGSGKSTLVNLLLRLYEPTSGQILVDGIPIKDFDIMWWRGRIGYVGQEPKLFRMDISSNIRYGCTRDVTQEDVEWAAKEAYAHDFITALPNGYETVVDDDLLSGGQKQRIAIARAILRDPKILILDEATSALDAESEHNVKGVLRSVRSDSTSRRSVIVIAHRLSTIQAADRIVVMDGGQVVEIGSHRELLLKDGLYARLTRKQADAMA; encoded by the exons ATGCAGGTCAAAATCTT TGGGATAAGAGGTTGCTGTTTTGGCATTGCAAACATGATTTTG GTTAAGAGAATGAGAGAAACATTATACTCTTCCCTTATTCTTCAG GATATATCATTTTTTGACTCTGAAACAGTTGGTGATTTGACAAGTAGACTCGGGGCAGATTGTCAACAAGTGTCTAGGGTTATTGGAAATGATCTTAACTTGATATTGCGCAATGTTCTTCAG GGGACAGGTTCATTAATCTACTTGGTGATTTTGTCTTGGCCACTTGGTTTATGTACGTTGATGATATGCATCCTGTTAGGAGCAGTTATGGTACATTATGGAAG GTACCAGAAAAAGGCAGCAAGGTTGATCCAAGAAGTCACTGCTTCTGCAAATGAT GTAGCTCAAGAGACCTTGTCTCTCATTCGAACTGTCCGTGTTTATGGAACAGAAGAAGTAGAACATGGAAG GTACAAATGGTGGCTGGAGAAATTAGCTGACATAAGCCTGCGACAAAGTGCTGCATATGGGTTTTGGAATTTAAGCTTCAATGCTCTTTATCATTCAACTCAG GTTATCGCTGTGCTGTTTGGAGGGATGTCTATTCTTGCTGGACATATTACTGCTGAGAAACTTACTAAGTTTATACTATACAGTGAATGGCTAATTTATTCAACCTGGTGGGTGGGAGACAATATTTCCAATTTGATGCAATCTGTTGGAGCTAGTGAAAAAGTATTCCATTTAATGGATCTCTTACCTAGCAGCCAATTCACAGAAAGAG GAGTAAAGTTGCAGGGGTTGACGGGGCAAATTGAGTTTCTAAATGTATCTTTTCGCTACCCTTCAAGGCCAACG GTATCTGTGGTGCAACATGTAAACTTTGTGGTCCATCCCAGTGAGGTGGTTGCAATT GTTGGTCTTAGTGGTAGCGGAAAAAGCACACTGGTGAACCTTTTGCTTCGTCTCTATGAGCCGACAAGTGGCCAG aTTTTGGTAGATGGCATTCCTATTAAAGACTTTGACATCATGTGGTGGAGAGGGAGAATAGGATATGTTGGACAG GAACCCAAGCTTTTCCGGATGGATATTAGTTCAAACATCAGATATGGATGTACTCGCGATGTAACACAGGAGGATGTTGAATGGGCTGCAAAGGAGGCCTATGCTCATGATTTCATCACAGCACTTCCTAACGGTTATGAAACAGTTGTTGACGACGATCTATTAAGTGGGGGTCAAAAGCAGCGAATCGCTATTGCTAGAGCCATCCTTCGGGACCCAAAAATATTGATCCTTGATGAAGCCACCAGTGCACTGGATGCTGAGAGTGAACATAACGTCAAG GGTGTTCTTCGATCCGTCAGAAGTGACTCTACATCAAGGAGAAGTGTCATAGTCATTGCACACAG GCTTTCCACCATACAAGCCGCTGACAGGATTGTGGTAATGGATGGTGGTCAAGTTGTTGAG ATTGGAAGTCATAGAGAACTTCTCCTAAAAGATGGTTTATATGCTCGGTTGACTCGAAAACAGGCAGATGCCATGGCATGA
- the LOC130982731 gene encoding ABC transporter B family member 26, chloroplastic isoform X1, translating to MPLLLSASQPPLLPLIPHSNKTLITLPRKRFGFAPNTLTTPPSLRSRRILPKSSASSSSSINGVSLEDIPEHSRNEESTSPTRDEFLLLQTLRTWLRFLPSILPGGSWWNFDDDIEIELLAQPVSVWRALGKMWHLVARDRWIIFAAFTALIFAAVSEISIPHFLTASIFTAQSAEIAVFHQNVRLLVLLCVISGICSGIRGCCFGIANMILVKRMRETLYSSLILQDISFFDSETVGDLTSRLGADCQQVSRVIGNDLNLILRNVLQGTGSLIYLVILSWPLGLCTLMICILLGAVMVHYGRYQKKAARLIQEVTASANDVAQETLSLIRTVRVYGTEEVEHGRYKWWLEKLADISLRQSAAYGFWNLSFNALYHSTQVIAVLFGGMSILAGHITAEKLTKFILYSEWLIYSTWWVGDNISNLMQSVGASEKVFHLMDLLPSSQFTERGVKLQGLTGQIEFLNVSFRYPSRPTVSVVQHVNFVVHPSEVVAIVGLSGSGKSTLVNLLLRLYEPTSGQILVDGIPIKDFDIMWWRGRIGYVGQEPKLFRMDISSNIRYGCTRDVTQEDVEWAAKEAYAHDFITALPNGYETVVDDDLLSGGQKQRIAIARAILRDPKILILDEATSALDAESEHNVKGVLRSVRSDSTSRRSVIVIAHRLSTIQAADRIVVMDGGQVVEIGSHRELLLKDGLYARLTRKQADAMA from the exons TCATCACACTTCCTAGAAAGCGCTTTGGTTTCGCTCCCAACACCTTAACAACCCCACCCTCTCTTCGTTCCAGGCGCATTCTCCCTAAATCTTctgcttcttcctcttcttccatcaACGGTGTTTCCCTTGAGGACATTCCAGAACATTCCAGAAACGAAGAATCAACTTCTCCTACTCGGGATGAGTTCCTTCTCCTCCAAACTCTCCGAACCTGGCTccgcttcctcccttccattcTCCCCGGTGGATCCTGGTGGAACTTCGACGACGACATCGAAATCGAGCTACTGGCTCAGCCGGTTTCTGTCTGGCGCGCACTCGGCAAGATGTGGCACCTCGTCGCGCGTGACCGCTGGATCATCTTCGCCGCCTTCACCGCTCTCATTTTCGCGGCG gTTTCTGAGATTTCAATACCGCATTTCTTGACGGCGTCGATTTTCACGGCGCAGAGCGCGGAGATTGCGGTTTTTCACCAGAATGTGCGGCTTTTGGTTCTGTTGTGTGTGATATCGGGAATATGCAG TGGGATAAGAGGTTGCTGTTTTGGCATTGCAAACATGATTTTG GTTAAGAGAATGAGAGAAACATTATACTCTTCCCTTATTCTTCAG GATATATCATTTTTTGACTCTGAAACAGTTGGTGATTTGACAAGTAGACTCGGGGCAGATTGTCAACAAGTGTCTAGGGTTATTGGAAATGATCTTAACTTGATATTGCGCAATGTTCTTCAG GGGACAGGTTCATTAATCTACTTGGTGATTTTGTCTTGGCCACTTGGTTTATGTACGTTGATGATATGCATCCTGTTAGGAGCAGTTATGGTACATTATGGAAG GTACCAGAAAAAGGCAGCAAGGTTGATCCAAGAAGTCACTGCTTCTGCAAATGAT GTAGCTCAAGAGACCTTGTCTCTCATTCGAACTGTCCGTGTTTATGGAACAGAAGAAGTAGAACATGGAAG GTACAAATGGTGGCTGGAGAAATTAGCTGACATAAGCCTGCGACAAAGTGCTGCATATGGGTTTTGGAATTTAAGCTTCAATGCTCTTTATCATTCAACTCAG GTTATCGCTGTGCTGTTTGGAGGGATGTCTATTCTTGCTGGACATATTACTGCTGAGAAACTTACTAAGTTTATACTATACAGTGAATGGCTAATTTATTCAACCTGGTGGGTGGGAGACAATATTTCCAATTTGATGCAATCTGTTGGAGCTAGTGAAAAAGTATTCCATTTAATGGATCTCTTACCTAGCAGCCAATTCACAGAAAGAG GAGTAAAGTTGCAGGGGTTGACGGGGCAAATTGAGTTTCTAAATGTATCTTTTCGCTACCCTTCAAGGCCAACG GTATCTGTGGTGCAACATGTAAACTTTGTGGTCCATCCCAGTGAGGTGGTTGCAATT GTTGGTCTTAGTGGTAGCGGAAAAAGCACACTGGTGAACCTTTTGCTTCGTCTCTATGAGCCGACAAGTGGCCAG aTTTTGGTAGATGGCATTCCTATTAAAGACTTTGACATCATGTGGTGGAGAGGGAGAATAGGATATGTTGGACAG GAACCCAAGCTTTTCCGGATGGATATTAGTTCAAACATCAGATATGGATGTACTCGCGATGTAACACAGGAGGATGTTGAATGGGCTGCAAAGGAGGCCTATGCTCATGATTTCATCACAGCACTTCCTAACGGTTATGAAACAGTTGTTGACGACGATCTATTAAGTGGGGGTCAAAAGCAGCGAATCGCTATTGCTAGAGCCATCCTTCGGGACCCAAAAATATTGATCCTTGATGAAGCCACCAGTGCACTGGATGCTGAGAGTGAACATAACGTCAAG GGTGTTCTTCGATCCGTCAGAAGTGACTCTACATCAAGGAGAAGTGTCATAGTCATTGCACACAG GCTTTCCACCATACAAGCCGCTGACAGGATTGTGGTAATGGATGGTGGTCAAGTTGTTGAG ATTGGAAGTCATAGAGAACTTCTCCTAAAAGATGGTTTATATGCTCGGTTGACTCGAAAACAGGCAGATGCCATGGCATGA